GACGCGAAGTGCGCGAAGAGCTGGGTGCCGCGCTGATCCTCGACAGCATCACACCCTGGACCTTCCGCGACGACGTACGCATCAAAACCTACGCCGACGGCAGCCGCGAGCAAATCTATATGATTTACCTGATTTTCGACTGCCGTGCCGCCAACCGCGACGTGACGATCAACGACGAGTTTGACGACTACGCCTGGGTGCCGCGCGAGCGTCTGGGGGACTATGATTTGAACGAGGCCACCCGCTTCACGCTGCGACAAAAGGGATTGTTGTAACAGTTTGAGCAATTATCGCCCTATTTCCTTCACATTTGCCGGGCAGACTCTTTTGATATTTTTTAATCGCTTAGGGTCACTATTGCCGCCGTTATGCTTTTATCTCACGCTTTTCTCCGTCTGCCTGCCCGGCGCTTCGGCGACGCCTTCCTGTTCAGCCTGTTGTTCGTTTTGGCGCCCGTGCATGCCGCTGCGCCGCCGCTGGTGCTGAATGCCAAATCGGCGCTGGTCGTCAATCAACGCACCGGAAAAACGCTCTATCAGAAGCAGCCGAACCGCGTACTGCCGATCGCCTCACTCACCAAGCTGATGACCGCCATGGTCGCCCTGGACAGCAAACGCCCGATGGGCAGCAAGCTTAAAGTCACCGCCGCCGATCGCGATCTGTTGAAAAAAACCCATTCACGCCTGACCATCGGCTCGGTGCTCAGCCGCCGCGACATGCTGCACATCGCCCTGATGTCTTCGGAGAATCGCGCCGCCGCGGCGCTGAGCCGCAGCTATCCCGGCGGGCGCAAGGCCTTCGTGGCGAAAATGAATCAGAAGGCGCGCGCCATCGGCATGAAACGCACCCGCTTCTACGATCCGACCGGGCTGACGCCGCGCAATGTGGCGACCGCCAACGATCTGCTGAAAATGGTCAATCACGCCTATCGCTATCAATCGATTCGCCGCTTCAGCACCGACAAGCAGCAGATCGTGCGCCCCGGTCGCGGCCAATTGGTCTACCGCAGCTCCAACGGTCTAATCAACAACCCCGCCTGGAAGATCCAACTGCAGAAAACCGGCTTTACCGACGAGGCCGGTCACTGCCTGGTGATGCGCACCACCATCAAAGGGCAGCCGGTGGTGATGATCCTGCTTGGCGCGCAGCCGCGCTACGGTCACTACCGGGACGCCATGCGTCTGAAAGCTTGGCTCGAGGGATAACATCACGGCACTTTACCGTTCTGCGCATATCCAAATCCGTTTTGGATCAATGGAATATCCTATCGCCAATCAGTATTAAGGCGCGCGCCGCCCGCATGGTATTTGTCAGGCATATCTGATGAGGAAAGGAGCGGGAAAATGGCTTATGCCTTGAGCATATTGGAAAAGAGTCCGATCGCCGACGGGGAAAACGCCGCGCAGGCGCTGGCGCGCACGCTGCATCTGGCGCAACAGGCGGAACGCTGGGGCTATCGGCGCTTCTGGCTGGCGGAGCACCACAACACGCCGCAGCTCGCCTGCCCATCGCCGGAAGTGCTGATCGGCTACCTGCTCGGCCAGACGTCGCGCATTCGCATCGGCTCCGGTGGCGTGATGCTGCAACACTACAGCGCCTACAAGGTGGCCGAAAACTTTAACCTGCTGGCGGCGTTGGCGCCGGGGCGTGTCGATCTCGGGGTAGGCAAAGCGCCCGGCGGGCTACCGCTCGCCACCCAGGCGCTGCAGGCTGCCCATGATCGACAAAATAAACCGGCCTTCCCGCAACAGCTGTCGCAACTTACCACCTATCTGAACGACGACGCCGAGCCGGGCCTGAGCGCCACACCGCTGCCGCCGCATGCCGCCCAGCGCTTTCTGCTCGGCGCGAGTAAAGAGAGCGCGACGCTGGCGGCTGAATCCGGCTGGGCCTTCGTGTTCGCCGCACATCTGAACGGCAATCCGCAAGATATCCGCGAGGCGCTGGCGCACTACACCGCACTGAGTGGCGGCCGCAAGGCGCTGCTGGCGGTGGCGGCGATCGCGGCGCCGAGCACGGAACAGGCAGCAGCGCTGGCAGCGGATATTCAGCAATACCGCGTCCACGTTGCCGGTGAGCAGAGCGTGACCGTCGGCAGCCTGGCGCAGGCCGAGAGTTTCGTGCAGCAGGCCGGCGCCGCCGACTATCGCATCGAACCGCGAGAAAGCCATATTCTGCTCGGCACCGCGCCGCAGGTGCATCAGCAACTGGCGCAGCTGCAGCAGCGATACGGCGTGGACGAGTTCATCATCGACACGCCGATCGGCGAACCAAGCGCCCGACTCACCTCACTGCAGCTGCTGGCGGAGGAGAGCCTGACGCCGGCCTAGTTGATCGCCGCGCTGGCACGCATGGCGTCGGCCAGATCCTGCGCCAGCGGCGCCAGCTGCGCCGGCACGACGTTGGCCAGGCTGATGCGGATCGCAGGATCGCCCTTCAGGCGGAAAGGTTCGCCGCCCTGCACCAGCCACCCCCGCTGCGCCATCAGCTGCGCGGCGGCGGTTTCCGACCGCACCGGCAACCACAGATGCAGCCCTTCCCCCACCGCCAACGCCGTGTGATTCAGTGCGTTGAGCCGCCGCACCAGTTCATCCCGTCTGGCTTGATACGCCTGTTGCGCCCGCTGCAGCTGCCCTTCCTGCAAGGCCTTTCCCCACAATCTGGCGGCTATCTGCTGCAAGATATGGCTGACCCAACGTTCGCTGATGTACTGATCGGCGCGCATCGCCTGCAGCAACGTCGGGTTGCCGCAGGCCAGCGCGATACGCAGGTCCGGGCTGAGAAACTTGCTCAGCGACAGCACGTACAGGCCGCGATCGCCGTCAAAGGGCAGATGCAGTGGCTGCTGCGACAGCGGCCCCCAGAAATCGTCGACGATCGCTAAACACTGCGGATTTTCGCTGAGAAAACGCCGCCACTGCTGCGCGCGTTGCGCAGAGAGCGAAGCGCCGGTCGGATTGTGGGCGCGCGGCGTCAGGATCACCGCGCCCGCAGCTCCGTTTTCCGGCAACCGGCATCCCTGTTCATCCATCGCCAGCGGCAGCGGCCGCAAACGCAGGTGGCGCAACAGCGTCAATAGCGGCGGCCAGCAGGGATCTTCCACCCACACCGCCGCGCCCGGCTGCATATGGCAACGCAACGCCTTTTCCATCGCGTCCAGCGCGCCGGAAAACACCGCAGGTTCCCCCAGGGTAACGCCCTGTTGACCAAGCCACTCACGCCCCAGGCCGGTCAATACCGGCAGATCGCCGCTGATGTCATAACCGTTTTGTTGCGGGAACACCTCCGCCGCGCCGAGCGCCAACGCCGGCAACAGGGCGGCATCCAGGTTGCCGCTGGCCAGATCGCACATCCCCGCCGGCACCTGACGCGGCATATAGGCCGCACTCACCGCCGCCAGCGGCGGTTCCAGTACCACCGTTCCCGCCCGCCCCCGCGTCGCCACCAGACCGGCATCGCGCAATCGGGCATATGCGCTGGCGACGGTATTCGGATTGACCTCCAGATCCACCGCCAACTGGCGCACCGGGGGTAACAGCTCGCCCGGCCTCAGCCCGCCATCTTTGATCCGAGCGGCTATCTGCTCGGCAATCTGGACAGCGCCGCCGCCTTTTGCATACAATGAAGTCATACATAAATCCTTTTGTACTAGTTCAAACAAGATTAGCAGCTTCTGCAGCCAAAAGTAAGGGGTTCCATGGATAAACATTATGTGCTCGACATTCAGTATGCAGGGAAAGCCTTTGCCCGCCTGCAGATGTTCACCCCCTGGGCTGCCGAGCAGTTGGAGCAGGCGTGTGCGCTGTTCCCGACTGCGCAAGGCTATCAGGTACAGCTCAACCAGGTCAGCGAACGCCACATCGTTTATCAAAGCGGCGCGCAAGGCATCACCGTGCTGGGCGAATCGCTGGCGCTGACGCCGTTCACCCACGCACACGAGGTTAAACGATGAAAAAAGCCGTCGCTATTCGACACGTCAATTTTGAAAACCTGGGCATCCTCGGTTCCCTGCTCTCGCTGCGTGGCTATCAGATCGACTATTACGACGCCGGCCGCGATGATATTCGTGCTATCAATAATGAAGAGACCGATCTGTTGGTGGTGCTCGGCGGGCCGATCAGCGCCGCCCAGCATTTTTCCGGTGAACAGCGCTATGATTTTCTCGACCATGAATTGGCGCTGGTCACACAGCGCCTGGCGCAACGGCGGCCGACCCTTGGGGTTTGTCTCGGCGCGCAGGTGATCGCCCAGGCGCTCGGCGCCGACGTGGTCTCGCTCGGCGTCAAAGAGATCGGCTTCACCCCGTTGACCACGCTGGCAGCGGAAGACGACTCGGTGCTGGCACCGCTGGCCAACACGCCGGTGCTGCACTGGCACGGCGATATGTTCATGATTCCGGAGGGCGCCCGCTGCCTGGCCGGCACGGCGGTTTGTCCGCATCAGGCCTTTGACTATCAGGGTTTTGCGCTCGGCCTGCAGTTCCATCTGGAGGCAGATCATCGCGATATCGAACGCTGGCTGATTGGTCATGCCTGCGAACTGGAACTGGCCGGCATCGCGCCCCAGACCCTGCGCGACCAGGCAGCGCGCCACGGCGCACAGCTGGAACAACGCGCGCGGCAGGTGTTCGCCCGCTGGCTGGATAATAACGAACCAAGGATGTAACTGATGCAACAGACTTCACCCTTGCGGTCACCGTCCATCGACGTGATCAGCATTCAATCTCAGGTGGTCTACGGCAGCGTCGGCAACGGTATCGCCTACCGTGCCCTGCTGAAAAAGGGGCTGGAAGCGCTGCAGGTGCCCAGCGTGCTGTTCGGCTGCCCGCCCTATTACGGCAAGCCGCATGGCGGCGTCATCTCCGGCGAGTGGTTCGGCGGCTTTCTCGACGATCTGATCGCCCGTGGCGTAATGAAGCGTGCCCGGGCGGTGATCGTCGGTTACCTGGGCGACGTGATGCAGTGCCATATTCTGGCCAACTGGCTGCAGCGCGTGCGCGCCCTCAACCCGCAGATAAAAATCTATATCGATCCGGTGATGGGCGATTACGGTGAGGGAGTCTACGTGGATGAACGCATCGTCAACTGCTATCGTTCGCCGTTCCTGCGGCTGGCCAACGGCCTGACGCCGAACGGTTTCGAACTGGAGCAGCTGTGCGGCCGCGCTCTGAGCAGTCGGGAACAGACGCAACACGCCGCGCAGGCGCTGTTGAACGACACCACCGAATGGGTGCTGGTCACCAGCGCGCCGGGCGTGGCGCAGCACGAAGACGAGGTGGGATTGATGCTGGCCACCCGGCAGGAAACTCAGTGCTTTACCCATCCGAAGGTCAAGTCGGCGGTCAAAGGCACCGGCGATCTGTTCACCGCGTTGCTGGTCAGCCATCTGCTGCACGGCGCCGCGCTCGACGTAGCCGTGGCCGCAGCCGGCGGTGAGGTGTGCGACGTACTGGCCGAAGCGGCGCATTTGGGATGGGAAGAGATCGGCAGCCTGCGGGCATTAAAACCGTAAGATCCGTAGAGCGTCAGGGGGCAGCGCACTGCCCCTGATAAATATCAGCGTTTTTTCTTTTTGTTGAAATCCAGCTCGAAGGCAAACACCGCACTTTGAATTTTGCGTTCCATCGCCAGCCCCAACTTGAGAAAACGGCATGACAGGCGCGAGAAATGCACCACCTGGTCATTGTCGTCGGTTTCCTGATCGTCGTTGACCACCACCAGCTCCATGTTGACCTTGAAGCTGCCGTAGCTGCCCAGATCCAGCAGCGCTTTCTTGAACTGCAAGCCCGGCTGGAAGAATTCCGGCAGCGGACCATCGAAGCGCAAACCGACGCCGCCGGCAGAGAGGTCGTGGATCCGCAGCTCATAAGGCGTACCGTCCGGGTATTCGCCGGTGCAGAAGAATTGGCGCCAGTGCGGCGTGGTGATGCGGAACTGGCGACGGCGCTGAATGTAGACCAGCTCCTGCGGCAGACGGGTCGAGCAGGCCTGAACGCCCTGATGTTCGGTCAGCTCCGCCTGGCCGACGGAAAACTCGATCTTGGCGTCGTTGCTTTCAATCACGATGGTGCAGGCGCCGTCGATGGCGCTCGCGGCTTCCTCACCGCTAAACACGATATTGTCCGGCCCGACGCTCAATAACAGACTTTGAAACCGGTGCTGCTGATTTTCTACGCGCAGCGGCGTGCGTTGTTTGCAAATTTCACGCAGAATCGCCAGAACTTCAAAACGCTCCCGTTTGATAAACAGTCCGTTATCGCTGTGCTCCACACGTCTCTCCTGACTTTTTTTCTAATTGACGTCTTACGTATTCCTTACGGTTATCATCTCTGGGAATATTCCTAAAGTCAAATTTGCCAGCGTTGCCAGGCCTGCGGCAACAGGCGCGCGAAACGTTTTGCCCACGCCTGCTGCCCGCGTTCGTCGGCGATCAAATCCTGGCGAATTTCGATGCCGACATAAGGCAAACCGCGGCGTTCCGCATGAACCGGCAGCGTATAGTCGGTAGCGTCCGTCATCGCATAAGGTTCGTTGATGCCCACCTGCAAATCCCCCTCTTCGCGCAGCAGCTCGGCCAGCAGATGCGCAAACTCCGGGTAGCGGTTAAACAGCAGCCCCACCTGCCAGGGGCGCGATTCCCCTTTGAACACCGGTGTGAAACTGTGCATGGCGATCACCGCCGTCGGCAGTTCACGCAGCTGGCGCTGCCCCAGATGATCGTCGATGGCGTGGTGATACGGCAAAAACACCTCGCGCTCACGCGCCAGCGCGTGTTCGGCGTCGATACCGATATTGCCGGGGATCGGTGTCAGCTCGGACAAATGCGGGATCGAGCTGGCGATACCGGGTGCTCGGTTGCAGTCGATCACCAGCCGCGAATAGCGCTGGTGAATCAGCGTCGCGTCCAGCTGGCGGCTCAGATGGCGCGACACGCTCAGCGCGCCGATATCCCAACCGATGTGGCGTTCGATCTCCCCCGGCGGTAAACCGAGATCGCCGAGGGATTGCGGTATCGCCTTGCCGGCGTGATCGCACAGCAGCAAAAATGGCGCTTTGCCATGCGGGATTTCAACGGCGGCGGCAGAGGGTTCATCGGCGGACAATAACGGCGGGATAAACGAGTGAGGCATGCAAGGCTCCGGCGGTGGAAAGCGAAACGTTTATCGTAGCGCTATCCCTTCGCCGGCCCCAAGGTCGTGCTTAGATCAAAAAGGCATGAGTCAGACTGTAATCATGCCGTCTCGGCTGGCTGCGGCTGATGCACCGCGATATAACGCTGATACCGCGACGGCTTGAGCCGCGTGGTGTCCACCAACACCAGGCCGTCGATGCAGTTGTTGAACGCCGGATCGGTGCCGAAGTCGATAAACTGCACACCGCCCGGTTCGCACAGTTCGGTGTACTGCTTGTACAGCGTCGGGATCGAGCAGCCGATGTTGCTGAGCAGGCTCTTCAGCCGCACCAGATCTTCCTGGTAGTTATCCCCGGCAAACTGCGCCAGCACCTGCGGCAGCGAGGCCGGATAAGGCCGGCGCGACTGCGCGAAGGCATGATCCGGCGAGAAGTAGAGCCGATAGAAGGCGATCAGCAGATCGCGCGCCGCCAGCGGCATGCCGCCGGAGATCGACACCGGGCCGAACAGATAGCGGTACTGCGGGTATTTCGACAGATAGGCACCGATGCCCAGCCACAAATAGTCCAGCCCGCGTTTGCCCCAATAGGCGGGTTGAATGAAACTGCGCCCCAGCTCGATGCCCTGCGCCAGGATCGGTTCCATATCGCGGTCGTAGTGGAACAGGCTGTTGCTGTAGATGCTTTCCAGCCCTTTGCGTTCAATTTGTTCGGCGGTGGGAATAAAGCGATAGGCACCGACGATCTCCAGCTCCTCCTCATCCCACAGCACCAAGTGGTAATAATCGTCGTCGTAGCTGTCCAGATCGCGGCGGCGGCCGGAGCCTTCCCCTACCGCACGGAAGGCGATCTCGCGCAGGCGACCCAGCTCGCGCAGGATGGGCGTTCGTGCTTCGTCGTGGCGGCGATAGAGGTAGATGGTTTTACCGTCCGGCGTCACCCCCAACTTTTCGCAGTTCGCCAGCGCCTTTTTCAGCTCCAAACGCTCTTCCGGCAGCGCGATCGGCGATTCGCTGGCGAACAGCCCCGGTTTGCCCTGGCCCAGTCGATACACATGGCGGCGAAAACGCTCCGCCAGATCCTTGGCGCTGGTGTGGCCGTCGTGCCAGTTGGCGAACGGCACGCGGCCGCCGATGCGGATCTTGATGCGCCCGCCCCGCTGCTGGAACATTTCGCGCACCAGCAGCAGCGTCGACAGCGGCCGGTAGACCAGCGAGGTAAAGTAGAACAGGTTGCTGTTGCGCGCGCTGATGTGGATCGGCACGATCGGCGCGCGCGCCTTGGCGGCCAGGCGCAGAAAGCCGGTATG
The sequence above is drawn from the Serratia sp. FDAARGOS_506 genome and encodes:
- the olsF gene encoding ornithine lipid synthase OlsF, with translation MFSLDSLLQDAFPHRNTPAWQRSLLRTLLFEKEFKQFAADYPHLKGLDLIEQVVDYFNLSCELVDGDLENIPSQGPVVLVANHPIGSLDGLVLLRAVAAVRPDVKVVASQLLTYIEPLRNLFVPVDNVAYKTSRKQIEGMQQQLDNQGALILFPAGEVSRMSPKGIRDGHWHTGFLRLAAKARAPIVPIHISARNSNLFYFTSLVYRPLSTLLLVREMFQQRGGRIKIRIGGRVPFANWHDGHTSAKDLAERFRRHVYRLGQGKPGLFASESPIALPEERLELKKALANCEKLGVTPDGKTIYLYRRHDEARTPILRELGRLREIAFRAVGEGSGRRRDLDSYDDDYYHLVLWDEEELEIVGAYRFIPTAEQIERKGLESIYSNSLFHYDRDMEPILAQGIELGRSFIQPAYWGKRGLDYLWLGIGAYLSKYPQYRYLFGPVSISGGMPLAARDLLIAFYRLYFSPDHAFAQSRRPYPASLPQVLAQFAGDNYQEDLVRLKSLLSNIGCSIPTLYKQYTELCEPGGVQFIDFGTDPAFNNCIDGLVLVDTTRLKPSRYQRYIAVHQPQPAETA
- a CDS encoding glutamine amidotransferase, giving the protein MKKAVAIRHVNFENLGILGSLLSLRGYQIDYYDAGRDDIRAINNEETDLLVVLGGPISAAQHFSGEQRYDFLDHELALVTQRLAQRRPTLGVCLGAQVIAQALGADVVSLGVKEIGFTPLTTLAAEDDSVLAPLANTPVLHWHGDMFMIPEGARCLAGTAVCPHQAFDYQGFALGLQFHLEADHRDIERWLIGHACELELAGIAPQTLRDQAARHGAQLEQRARQVFARWLDNNEPRM
- a CDS encoding aminotransferase class I/II-fold pyridoxal phosphate-dependent enzyme, translating into MTSLYAKGGGAVQIAEQIAARIKDGGLRPGELLPPVRQLAVDLEVNPNTVASAYARLRDAGLVATRGRAGTVVLEPPLAAVSAAYMPRQVPAGMCDLASGNLDAALLPALALGAAEVFPQQNGYDISGDLPVLTGLGREWLGQQGVTLGEPAVFSGALDAMEKALRCHMQPGAAVWVEDPCWPPLLTLLRHLRLRPLPLAMDEQGCRLPENGAAGAVILTPRAHNPTGASLSAQRAQQWRRFLSENPQCLAIVDDFWGPLSQQPLHLPFDGDRGLYVLSLSKFLSPDLRIALACGNPTLLQAMRADQYISERWVSHILQQIAARLWGKALQEGQLQRAQQAYQARRDELVRRLNALNHTALAVGEGLHLWLPVRSETAAAQLMAQRGWLVQGGEPFRLKGDPAIRISLANVVPAQLAPLAQDLADAMRASAAIN
- a CDS encoding flagellar brake protein is translated as MEHSDNGLFIKRERFEVLAILREICKQRTPLRVENQQHRFQSLLLSVGPDNIVFSGEEAASAIDGACTIVIESNDAKIEFSVGQAELTEHQGVQACSTRLPQELVYIQRRRQFRITTPHWRQFFCTGEYPDGTPYELRIHDLSAGGVGLRFDGPLPEFFQPGLQFKKALLDLGSYGSFKVNMELVVVNDDQETDDNDQVVHFSRLSCRFLKLGLAMERKIQSAVFAFELDFNKKKKR
- the pbpG gene encoding D-alanyl-D-alanine endopeptidase yields the protein MLLSHAFLRLPARRFGDAFLFSLLFVLAPVHAAAPPLVLNAKSALVVNQRTGKTLYQKQPNRVLPIASLTKLMTAMVALDSKRPMGSKLKVTAADRDLLKKTHSRLTIGSVLSRRDMLHIALMSSENRAAAALSRSYPGGRKAFVAKMNQKARAIGMKRTRFYDPTGLTPRNVATANDLLKMVNHAYRYQSIRRFSTDKQQIVRPGRGQLVYRSSNGLINNPAWKIQLQKTGFTDEAGHCLVMRTTIKGQPVVMILLGAQPRYGHYRDAMRLKAWLEG
- a CDS encoding LLM class flavin-dependent oxidoreductase, which encodes MAYALSILEKSPIADGENAAQALARTLHLAQQAERWGYRRFWLAEHHNTPQLACPSPEVLIGYLLGQTSRIRIGSGGVMLQHYSAYKVAENFNLLAALAPGRVDLGVGKAPGGLPLATQALQAAHDRQNKPAFPQQLSQLTTYLNDDAEPGLSATPLPPHAAQRFLLGASKESATLAAESGWAFVFAAHLNGNPQDIREALAHYTALSGGRKALLAVAAIAAPSTEQAAALAADIQQYRVHVAGEQSVTVGSLAQAESFVQQAGAADYRIEPRESHILLGTAPQVHQQLAQLQQRYGVDEFIIDTPIGEPSARLTSLQLLAEESLTPA
- the pdxY gene encoding pyridoxal kinase, whose product is MQQTSPLRSPSIDVISIQSQVVYGSVGNGIAYRALLKKGLEALQVPSVLFGCPPYYGKPHGGVISGEWFGGFLDDLIARGVMKRARAVIVGYLGDVMQCHILANWLQRVRALNPQIKIYIDPVMGDYGEGVYVDERIVNCYRSPFLRLANGLTPNGFELEQLCGRALSSREQTQHAAQALLNDTTEWVLVTSAPGVAQHEDEVGLMLATRQETQCFTHPKVKSAVKGTGDLFTALLVSHLLHGAALDVAVAAAGGEVCDVLAEAAHLGWEEIGSLRALKP
- the nudI gene encoding nucleoside triphosphatase NudI, producing MRQRIIVCPLIENDNAFLLCKMAAHKGVFPGQWALSGGGVEPGEQIEQALRREVREELGAALILDSITPWTFRDDVRIKTYADGSREQIYMIYLIFDCRAANRDVTINDEFDDYAWVPRERLGDYDLNEATRFTLRQKGLL
- a CDS encoding N-formylglutamate amidohydrolase, translating into MPHSFIPPLLSADEPSAAAVEIPHGKAPFLLLCDHAGKAIPQSLGDLGLPPGEIERHIGWDIGALSVSRHLSRQLDATLIHQRYSRLVIDCNRAPGIASSIPHLSELTPIPGNIGIDAEHALAREREVFLPYHHAIDDHLGQRQLRELPTAVIAMHSFTPVFKGESRPWQVGLLFNRYPEFAHLLAELLREEGDLQVGINEPYAMTDATDYTLPVHAERRGLPYVGIEIRQDLIADERGQQAWAKRFARLLPQAWQRWQI